aaaaattattatcataataaaaaaagcatggtattggatctctctctctctctctctctctctctctctctctctctccattataagtTTTAATCTTTTCCTTCACGTTAAAGAAACTTTTATCCGATGAAaagtattatcataataaaaaaaagcatggtatcggatctctctctctctctctctctctctctctctctctcatctacaggTTTTATTTACCGCCCTATCCCACTGGACTCCTTTGTAACACCAGTAGGACCAACTCATCCCACACTTACTCCAACGAAACCGGTTATCCTCCTGGAATTACATGGCTCAGCGTTGGCTCAGCGTCTCTTTCCTTCCCTCCCATTAGCAGGCTTTGGACACGTCTTCCAGTTTCTTTTTATCCTGACTCTAACAACTCTCCTTTTGAAATGCCactctatttcccccccccccccccccccccccgttccacACTTCGCTAATGAGCTACCCCCTCTTACCCCCTAtccatttttccttctttttcttctcgaATTCTTTGACCCTGGACAAGAAAAGCACATCACATTAAGGTCTCAAaagaccctaaaaaaaaaaaaaaaaaaaaaaataaaaaattacattattacatTTGCCTGCCGTTTTCTTTGAAAACGAGACCTGGCTAAATTGCCTCGTCGTCCTTATGCATCTAATCTCCCAAAAAGGAATGGAAAAAAGAACCCCCAGGTGTTCAAATGTTCACTTGTGATCATCAGATGTCAGTCTTGGTGTTATGGGAGCGTATTTTGGCCTTTTATTCAGTTGCTGTTAAGTCGTGGGCGACTGACTGAAGTTAAAGCTGCTCTGGGccgtcgacagagagagagagagagagagagagagagagagagcgactttaACCGTGACTCTGTAACCTCCTCTTAGTTCCTGTTACCTCTCGAGACGCAGGGAAAAATTATTATGGTTTCTCATTTCGTTATTATGTAACGATACTGACATAAAAATGCTGTTGTGATACCGCTAgttaattgtctctctctctctcctctctctctctctctctctctctctctctagcatttacCAGACCATCGTAGTGTAAGGTGATTATAAAGTAAGTTACGGTAATGAAGAAATATGAATAAACTGTTTAACAATACTATAAAATGATCACACAATTATGTATAGATTTATCAAATACACATTTCAAGTCTATCTTTACTGTCTAAAATGACGGTAAAAATGAGAATTGATTTAGACGGACTGCACGTACCGTCTTAGAGCTTTGATTAAGGTATCTTAATTCTGCTTAATAATTCTTCACCCGaggtgttaactactgtactgtaattgttcagtggctacttaattcttggtaagggtagaagagactctttagctatggtaagcagctcttgtagaaggacactccaaaatcaaatcattgttctcaagtcttgggtagtgccatagcctctgtaccatgctcttccactgtcttgggttagagttctcttgcttgagggtacactcgggcacactattctatctactttctcttcctcttgttttgttaaagtatttatagtttatataggaaatatttatttaaatcttattactgctcttgaaatattttatatttccttgttccctttcctcactgggttattttccctgttggggccccctgggctttatagcatcctgcttttccaactaaggttatagcttagcaattaatagtaataataataataataataataataataatacgaccaaTGGCAGTCAGACAAAAAGGTCTAAATGTGAAGCGAACTGTCCGTAGACTTTAGCAGCTATgggttttaaagttattattattattattattattattattattttaccttatCCGTAAAAAATTTACGTCAGattcaacctccccccccccgtgtcctaactacaacatgctggttcggcaatttgtgggagagtgtggtttccgagtgtacctcttggtgtatcccctctcactagggtatgactactccctctcccctgagcgtgacagtatatatatatatatatatatatatatatttatatatatatatgtatgtatatatatatatatatatatataatatagtcagacacttgctctttattatataggggagagttttattattattattattattattattattattattattatcataaagcaACTTATTTTTATGCTTATTGAATACACTCATTAAAAGGGAGAATcaattagtcaaaaaaaaaaaatggtaaaacaaaTAATTCCCGTCCAACAGTAACACCATTTGCTGAAGTGTCTTTGGGCGAAGGCATTTTTccacatcattaatatcattaatgctACTTTTGCTACTTCTCTTGTTATCAATATGATTATATCATTAATGTTGCttctactacttttattattactatgaatattaataccgcttcctcctcctcttctttttcttctactacTACTTATTCTATCGTTCAGCTCTTCAGAATACAACATATCAATATcgcttctttttcatcttcttcttcttcgtcttcttcttctactttaTTCTATCGTTCAGTTCTTCAGAATACAACATATTAATaccggttcttcttcttcttcttctactttatTCTATCGTTGAGCTCTTCAAAATACAACATAATACGCCACCCTTCTCTTCTGCATAGTTTCTAATATGAAGACTTTCAATATACCGTCGGAGGAGTCAGTGATCCCGAGATGGACTAACGCCAGGTAGATGAGCCAATCACACATGCCTCGTCCAACATCGCCTAGCAATGTTGATAATCCCCGCTCTCCCTTCACGGGTTCAAGTCCTGTGCTACGTATAAACTTacagacacatatttatataatccCAAATATATACATCATGGATAACCTTCAATACGCGATTAAAATTTTACAGATAATTTAGTCAATTCAAAGCCTCTTTTGCTAAACAGTCGATATATTTCAGAGTATCTTTTCAAGTCCTATCTTTCCCCATAAAGAAGGGATCATTAACATACAAATCTCGGAACGTGAATAAAATTCCATAATGAAATTCGCAAGCTTTTATTTGCCATTTCTACCCTGTTCTATTACAGTCTAAATCCTTCATTTTTTAGCCGACACAATACGACAATagctgtttttttctttcttttttctttattctttttttttagaccCACCACCAAAAATGCATCACTCCCAGAAgaacttctttctttctttttttagaacCACCACCAAAATGGACCAATCTCCCAGAAGAGAGTCTTTCTTTTTAAGAAACACCACCAAAAATGGATCACTCCCCGAAGAGTTCCTTTTTTTTAGAACCACCCACCAAAAATGGACGACTTCCAGAAGAGCTTCTTTCTATTTTAGAACCACCACCAAAAATGGACCACTCCAAaaagtttcatttctttttttttttagaaacaccaCCAAAAAAGGACCACTCCCAGAAGagctttcttttttttagaaacacCACCAAAATGGACCACTCCCAGAAGAGCTTTTTGTTTTTAGAAACACTACCAACAATGGACGACTCCCAGAAGACCTTCTTTCTTTTTAGAACCACCACCAAAAATGCACCCCTCCCAAAAGCGTTCCATTCCTTTTTTAGAACCACTACCAAAAAAGGGCCAGCATCGTCGCCACTCCCAGGAGAGGGCCAACCAGAGTGGCTGCCGAATTGCAGGCGTCAAATTCGTCGCAAACATCCAGGCAGCCAACGACGTACCTGTTTTGTTGACAAAAGAAGTGAGGGAGATTATGTGattttgttctctttttctattacGAGGTCGTCTTTTGTTTTGGGGGGCATTGTGAAAAGGAGATCAATTGTCACCGGGAGAGAGAATAATGGGTAAGAGAATTAACCAAGGATTTACTTTGTTCCCCCTTTTGAAGGGAATTATTACATAATAGCATGATACGAGGAAgggtatatagtgtatatttattaatctatctatattatatatatatatatatatatatataaatatttatatgtatctatatatatatatatattatatatatgtgtatttctctctctctctctctctctctctctctctctatatatatatatatatatatacacatagagagagagagagagagagagagagacacacacacgcacacacacacacacatatatatatatatatatatgcacgtatacagtatatacttacatatgtttatacacacacgcacacatatacagtatatatatatatatatatatatttatatatacatatatatatgtgtgtgtgtgtgtatgcgtgaataTGCATATCTAAACTAGATTCAAAGTGTTATATCATACAAAGCAAACAGTTAAAGAAAAATCTATGTATGTCTCTTAAAGCTGCTGACTTCAGAACCAAGTTGCTTTCAGATCCTGTAAAGATTCAGAATGATTTCAAAATATGATTAATCCATTCTAAAATCCTCAAAGAATGTAAGCTATTGTTACGATATCAATAGATTGATTCATTCATACATTCTACATTTAGATTATAAAAACGATTGACCATTTTATTAAGTTTGTTTTACTTCCTGATTTTTCTATTTCGAAACATGAGCCGGGTCATCAAAATTAACCTTTTAAATAGttaaaaatatcttcttttttcaTTATGAGCCGATTAAGTTATTTTTCCGGAAATAATCCAttagtctgttttatcattaaaGGATTAAGGTATtttacattttgagagagagagagagagagagagagagagagagagagattttaatgagcTCGGGTGGAATGCCCCATTTCCTTTAATTAAGGATAAAACATGTTGGAACACGTTTCAAAAGActcgaaaaaataattttattcggtAGGATCATTATCCTAATTGTAGACGAACATTATGTACTTATTGTTAGaggattttttcctttctttctttttttttactaaatataaatgtatagtgattttatatatatatatatatatataatgtatgtgtgtatataatatacatatatatatatatatatatgtatatatatatatagatagatagatagatagatagacagatatatatatatataaatatatatatatatatacacatatatatatatgtgtgtgtggatgcgtatatatatatatatatatgtgtgtgtgtatatgtgcgtgtgcatgcgtatgtatatatatatatatatatgtgtgtatatatatatatatataaaggttccaCAATGACAAATAGAAAGcatagaatttttatatttttgaaaatcaCACAAAAGACTTTAACGCTTTTATCATCAAATGATGGATGTAAGCTCGAGAGTTTTCTAtgtaattgccaaaaaaaaaaaatacacatttttatattcttttatcattatGGAACCTTTTCAGCATAACAAGAAAGGAAGACATAGTGCTTATTTGTACAAAGTGTAttggtatatatactgtacagtattattattattattattattattattattattattattattattattattattattacctgctaacctacaactctagttggaaaagcaagatgctataaacccaatggctccaacagggaaaatagccagtgaggaaaggaaatcaggaaataaatgaacgatctgagaaataatgaacaattaaaataaaatattttaaaaaggataacaaccttaaaacagatatttcatatataaactataaaaaagacttatgtcaccttactcaacataaaaacatttgctgcaagtttgaacttttgaagtaggtGCTTAAAAGCTATTTAACACAAGCAAAAGCACTTACTTATCGTCATATTCCATCACGCCACAGTGACTCTGTCTCCCGAGCTCGGTGTCAAGTGTAACTGTTCCTGAATCTATGGTGCATCCCCTGACAGTTATAGTTTCATGCGTGCCATCTGCAAGGGaaaagaaattgtttttatttacctATTACTCTAATTTTTCCACCAATCACTAATGCCTTATTTTCAAACACATACTTTTTTTAACGGCAATGGCTTCCCATGGCTTGGCTCTTTGAGTAATCTTTGTGTGTGCTTAAGAAATGTTTGTACCTATTTAGCAATTTAACGCTCCATATAAATCTGCAGTCACTCATTATATGTAGCCTACTGTAtacaaaatcaacaacaaatgcagccgtttctattccactgcaggaaaaaggcctcagacaaaagaaatttgtttttatttaactATTACTCTAACTCGTCTACCAATCACTAATGCcttattttcaaccatttactTTTCAACGACAATGACGTCACACGACTTGGCTCTTTGAGATATATTTTTGTATGCATGTCTGGCTCATTAGAACACCACACCGATGTGATCTAGAAACTAGTAAATGTCTCTACTCAATTCTGCAATTTAACGATGCATATGTACCCTACTGTAtacaaaatcaacaacaaatgcggccgtttctagtccactgcagaaaaagggTACCAGACATGTAATTTAATGgctagggtttggctagttttcatcaccacgctggccagtgcaggttggtgatggtgagaTATCTTCGTCTTATAATTCGCAGCAAACCATtctatgggtggccctaacttgtacagttttgctgatcatgaagaTGCGcagactctttcaccacgttaaggtatccccactgagagaAGGTATTACATATGTATGAAGGGTTGTCCagaagtaggtggacagtatgtggaat
The nucleotide sequence above comes from Palaemon carinicauda isolate YSFRI2023 chromosome 18, ASM3689809v2, whole genome shotgun sequence. Encoded proteins:
- the LOC137656990 gene encoding uncharacterized protein codes for the protein MFVPSLLVCISVISFRLGHGLDCFRCGSFNGSDPHCEDPFHHNYSVHYLASPCLAGWKGRNGLFPASQCVKISGYVYGTHETITVRGCTIDSGTVTLDTELGRQSHCGVMEYDDKYVVGCLDVCDEFDACNSAATLVGPLLGVATMLALFW